The following are encoded in a window of Flavobacterium sp. WC2421 genomic DNA:
- a CDS encoding GNAT family N-acetyltransferase, which yields MIKIIRTTPENIDFISLINKLDRDIKLRDGDEHTFFAQFNKTDSIKNAIVVYDELQAVGCGAFKFYEEGVAEIKRMYVNPEARGKGIASKVLTELEFWAKEENYTSCILETGKKYPEAIALYKKNGFVVIPNYGQYEDIEDSICFQKTL from the coding sequence ATGATTAAAATAATTAGAACCACTCCAGAAAACATAGATTTTATCAGCTTGATAAATAAACTTGATAGAGACATCAAACTAAGGGATGGGGACGAACACACTTTCTTTGCACAGTTTAATAAAACGGATAGTATCAAGAATGCGATTGTGGTTTATGATGAGTTACAAGCGGTAGGTTGTGGTGCTTTTAAATTCTATGAAGAAGGTGTTGCCGAAATAAAAAGAATGTATGTAAATCCAGAAGCTCGTGGCAAAGGAATTGCTTCTAAAGTTTTAACCGAATTAGAATTTTGGGCAAAAGAAGAAAACTACACCAGTTGCATCCTTGAAACTGGTAAAAAATATCCAGAAGCTATTGCACTTTATAAAAAAAATGGATTTGTTGTAATCCCTAATTATGGTCAATATGAAGATATAGAAGACAGCATTTGTTTTCAAAAAACACTTTAA
- a CDS encoding aldo/keto reductase has product MKYRTLGKTNFEISEIALGTWQVGGKWGSPFNDKTADELINTAIDNGVNFIDTADVYENGLSETAVGRVVRSRSERIYVATKCGRQINPHTSEGYQPKVLQKFVEDSLKRTGLETLDLIQLHCPPNPVYYRPEIFEMFDRLKDQGKILNLGVSVEKVEEAIKAIEYPNVNTVQIIFNLFRQRPSELFFKEAKKKDIGIIARVPLASGLLTGLFNSETKFESQDHRNFNRNGEAFDKGETFAGINYELGLKAVEALKALFPNTTNLAPIALQWILSFNEISCIIPGASKVSHVESNLSVYDLPELTPEKIKAMNEIYEQYIKPEVHQVW; this is encoded by the coding sequence ATGAAATATAGAACACTAGGAAAAACTAATTTTGAAATCTCCGAAATAGCACTTGGAACATGGCAAGTTGGAGGAAAATGGGGTTCCCCTTTTAATGATAAAACAGCTGACGAATTAATAAATACAGCAATAGACAATGGTGTAAACTTTATTGATACCGCAGATGTTTATGAAAATGGATTAAGTGAAACTGCAGTAGGTAGAGTGGTTCGTTCGCGTTCAGAACGAATTTATGTCGCTACAAAATGTGGCCGCCAAATTAATCCTCATACCAGCGAAGGATATCAACCTAAAGTGCTTCAAAAATTTGTAGAAGACAGTTTAAAAAGAACAGGGTTGGAAACATTGGACCTTATTCAGTTGCATTGTCCTCCTAATCCAGTTTACTATCGTCCTGAGATTTTTGAAATGTTTGATCGGTTAAAAGACCAAGGTAAAATTTTAAACCTTGGAGTTAGTGTCGAAAAAGTGGAAGAAGCCATAAAAGCAATTGAATATCCCAACGTAAATACCGTTCAGATTATTTTTAATCTTTTCCGTCAGCGTCCTTCGGAGCTTTTTTTCAAAGAAGCCAAAAAGAAAGATATAGGAATCATTGCAAGAGTTCCTTTAGCTAGCGGACTCCTTACTGGACTTTTCAATTCCGAAACCAAATTTGAATCACAAGATCATAGAAATTTTAACCGAAATGGGGAAGCTTTTGATAAAGGAGAAACGTTTGCTGGCATCAATTACGAATTGGGTTTAAAAGCCGTTGAAGCATTAAAAGCATTATTCCCAAACACAACAAACTTAGCGCCTATCGCTTTGCAATGGATTTTGAGTTTTAATGAAATTAGTTGTATTATTCCAGGCGCTTCTAAAGTAAGTCATGTGGAATCCAACTTATCTGTTTATGATTTACCCGAGTTAACACCCGAAAAAATCAAGGCTATGAATGAAATTTATGAGCAATATATTAAACCCGAAGTACATCAGGTTTGGTAA
- a CDS encoding SGNH/GDSL hydrolase family protein produces the protein MGQKLQAQDWPNLNKYQKDNLRLQNEPTTSNSVVFMGDSITEFWSNVAPQYFQTHNYINRGISGQTTPQMLIRFRADVIALKPSIVVILAGVNDIAENTGPATLEMITNNIFSMIELAKAHNIKVILCSVLPAFDFPWNPNQNPATKIMALNNLLINYADVNAITFVDYYSAMVDDRNGLPLIYSADGVHPNKTGYEVMARLVQQAIQLNSTK, from the coding sequence ATGGGACAAAAACTGCAGGCACAAGACTGGCCAAATTTAAATAAATATCAAAAAGATAACCTTCGTTTACAAAACGAACCTACTACTTCGAATAGCGTCGTTTTCATGGGCGATTCTATAACCGAGTTTTGGAGCAATGTAGCGCCACAATATTTTCAAACTCATAATTACATCAATCGTGGAATTAGTGGTCAAACAACGCCACAAATGCTGATTCGTTTTAGAGCTGATGTTATTGCTTTAAAACCTAGCATTGTAGTTATTCTTGCGGGTGTAAATGATATCGCTGAAAATACTGGACCTGCAACCTTAGAAATGATTACAAATAATATTTTTTCTATGATTGAGTTGGCGAAAGCCCACAATATTAAAGTGATTCTTTGTTCTGTTTTACCTGCTTTTGATTTTCCTTGGAACCCCAATCAAAACCCAGCTACTAAAATCATGGCTTTAAACAACTTATTAATAAATTATGCCGACGTTAATGCCATTACTTTTGTTGATTACTATTCGGCAATGGTTGATGACCGCAACGGACTACCCTTAATTTATTCAGCAGATGGCGTCCATCCAAACAAAACTGGATATGAAGTAATGGCTCGATTAGTACAACAAGCCATTCAATTGAACTCGACTAAATAA
- the epsC gene encoding serine O-acetyltransferase EpsC: protein MTKDLIINTIASLKSHFSINYGIKTKTETFTEKLFYTLFDKNAPLSESIDELEKLFKDISAIACKKPHALCDSMWDKYLEKLPSVLEKLNQDAAYILENDPASNSIEEVYLAYPGFYAIAIYRLSHELYALDLLLFSRLMSEYAHRITGTDIHAGASIESPFFIDHATGIVIGETAVIEKNVKIYQGVTLGALSVSKDMKNAKRHPTVEKNVCIYANATILGGETIVGKGSIIGGNTWVTKSIPAQSIVTNTTTTEVKVKELR, encoded by the coding sequence ACAAAAGATCTGATTATTAATACTATTGCCTCATTAAAGAGTCATTTTTCCATTAATTATGGAATCAAAACAAAAACAGAAACTTTTACTGAAAAGCTGTTTTATACCTTATTTGATAAAAATGCTCCATTGAGCGAAAGCATTGATGAACTTGAAAAGTTATTTAAAGACATTTCAGCAATTGCTTGTAAAAAGCCCCATGCCTTATGCGACTCCATGTGGGATAAATACCTGGAAAAATTACCGTCAGTACTTGAAAAACTAAATCAAGATGCAGCTTACATTTTAGAAAATGACCCTGCCTCAAATAGTATTGAAGAAGTGTACCTCGCCTATCCTGGATTTTATGCCATTGCCATCTATCGTTTAAGCCACGAATTATATGCTTTGGACCTATTGCTGTTTTCTCGATTAATGAGTGAATACGCGCATCGTATTACAGGAACAGACATACATGCAGGTGCAAGTATCGAATCTCCTTTTTTTATTGACCACGCTACCGGAATTGTAATTGGAGAAACAGCAGTTATCGAAAAGAATGTAAAAATATATCAAGGAGTAACTTTGGGCGCACTGAGCGTAAGCAAAGACATGAAAAATGCCAAAAGACATCCTACTGTAGAGAAAAATGTATGCATTTATGCTAATGCAACTATTCTTGGAGGAGAAACCATCGTAGGAAAAGGAAGTATTATTGGAGGAAACACTTGGGTGACCAAATCAATTCCAGCCCAATCAATAGTTACAAATACAACAACAACCGAAGTAAAAGTAAAAGAGTTAAGATAG
- the cysM gene encoding cysteine synthase CysM, giving the protein MEPKKLLDLIGNTPLVETVNLIKNKNVKLLLKLEGNNPGGSVKDRAAYNMIASALERGDIKKGDKLIEATSGNTGIALAMIAQLFNIEIELVLPEDSTKERTQTMRAYGATVILTSAKEGILGSRDYADKKVAEGGYIMLNQFANEDNWKAHYKTTGPEIWNDTNGTVTHFVSAMGTTGTIMGTSTYLKEKNSDIQIIGAQPSDGSQIPGIRKWPLEYLPKIFDASKVDRIVEVSEQEARDMTKKLTLEEGVFAGMSSGGSVATAIKIAEELESGVIVAIICDRGDRYLSSDLFD; this is encoded by the coding sequence ATGGAGCCAAAAAAATTATTAGATCTAATTGGGAACACTCCATTAGTAGAAACGGTTAATTTGATCAAGAATAAAAATGTAAAACTCTTATTAAAACTGGAAGGGAATAACCCTGGAGGCAGTGTAAAAGATAGAGCCGCATACAACATGATTGCATCTGCCCTTGAAAGAGGAGATATAAAAAAAGGAGATAAACTGATTGAAGCTACCAGCGGAAACACTGGAATTGCATTAGCGATGATTGCACAGTTATTCAATATAGAAATAGAACTAGTGCTTCCCGAAGATTCAACCAAAGAACGTACACAAACCATGCGTGCTTATGGCGCAACCGTAATCCTTACATCAGCCAAAGAAGGGATTTTAGGCTCTAGAGATTATGCGGATAAAAAAGTGGCTGAAGGTGGTTATATTATGCTCAATCAGTTTGCTAATGAAGACAACTGGAAAGCCCATTACAAAACAACTGGTCCTGAGATTTGGAATGACACTAACGGTACCGTAACCCATTTTGTTTCGGCAATGGGAACTACCGGAACTATTATGGGAACTTCTACTTATTTAAAAGAAAAAAACTCAGATATTCAAATTATTGGAGCGCAACCCAGTGATGGTTCTCAAATTCCAGGAATTAGAAAATGGCCGCTAGAATATTTACCAAAGATTTTTGATGCCTCAAAAGTGGATAGGATTGTAGAAGTGAGTGAACAAGAAGCTCGAGATATGACTAAAAAATTAACTCTGGAAGAAGGTGTTTTTGCTGGAATGAGTAGTGGTGGTTCAGTTGCTACTGCCATAAAAATAGCCGAAGAACTAGAATCAGGCGTTATCGTAGCTATTATTTGCGACCGTGGTGATCGTTATTTATCTTCTGATTTATTTGATTAA
- a CDS encoding OsmC family peroxiredoxin has protein sequence MKRNATAIWKGSLKEGAGVLTTQSKTLENTQYSFKSRFEEGVGTNPEELVAAAHSGCFTMQLSAYVTEEGFEIESIETKCIINLVEGTILSSHLTVAAKIAGISNEKFQELVTKAEKNCPISKLLNSEIVSEANLV, from the coding sequence ATGAAAAGAAATGCAACCGCTATTTGGAAAGGATCTCTTAAAGAGGGAGCTGGTGTATTAACAACGCAAAGTAAAACATTAGAAAATACACAATATTCATTTAAATCTCGTTTTGAAGAAGGCGTAGGGACTAATCCTGAAGAATTAGTAGCAGCAGCACATTCAGGCTGTTTTACTATGCAACTTTCTGCTTATGTTACCGAAGAAGGTTTTGAAATAGAAAGTATTGAGACCAAATGTATTATTAATTTGGTTGAGGGAACAATACTAAGTTCCCATTTAACTGTTGCAGCTAAAATAGCTGGAATTTCGAATGAAAAATTTCAAGAGTTAGTCACTAAGGCAGAGAAAAATTGTCCGATTTCTAAATTGTTGAATTCAGAAATTGTATCGGAAGCCAATTTGGTTTAA